Proteins encoded together in one Lathyrus oleraceus cultivar Zhongwan6 chromosome 5, CAAS_Psat_ZW6_1.0, whole genome shotgun sequence window:
- the LOC127086161 gene encoding uncharacterized protein LOC127086161: MALAACSFIQMPLLRTNKFKSSPTKPMIITITCVNHKYKAKQVDRSRNGGYGPGPQTNGINLQSAKTTTRNLQLDNVYATTALSSVDDEDNHNTTSPKRIGNVDYHYEI; this comes from the exons ATGGCTCTTGCTGCTTGTAGTTTCATACAAATGCCACTGCTGCGAACAAATAAATTTAAATCTTCTCCTACAAAACCTATGATTATTACCAT AACATGTGTTAACCATAAATATAAAGCTAAACAAGTTGATAGAAGCAGAAATGGAGGATATGGACCTGGCCCACAGACGAATGGTATTAATCTCCAAAGCGCAAAAACAACAACTAGAAATCTTCAACTTGATAACGTTTATGCTACCACCGCTTTGAGTAGTGTCGATGATGAAGATAATCACAACACAACTAGTCCTAAAAGGATTGGCAACGTAGATTATCATTATGAAATATGA